A window of Streptomyces gilvosporeus contains these coding sequences:
- a CDS encoding NUDIX hydrolase, with product MKAKNSKAPAPRVQLVIGIIRRGNEILLVRENLGADGEMLWSLPGGGVEDGELLHEALRREVQEETGLLVGDPVRTAFLMHIDSEQHPSALAAAFEIDKWSGDLAPQDDDIEQAAFFPLPDALKLLGELDSATQREPIVGYLTGAIAPGTTWLYRNRGREETLVARW from the coding sequence ATGAAGGCAAAGAATTCGAAGGCCCCAGCACCCCGAGTGCAACTGGTCATTGGCATCATCCGCAGAGGCAACGAGATCCTCCTCGTGCGAGAGAACCTCGGCGCCGACGGCGAGATGCTCTGGTCCCTCCCCGGTGGCGGGGTCGAGGACGGCGAGCTCCTGCACGAAGCTCTCCGGCGCGAGGTGCAGGAGGAGACCGGGCTGCTGGTGGGCGATCCGGTGCGGACCGCATTCCTCATGCACATCGACTCCGAGCAGCACCCTTCGGCGTTGGCAGCTGCCTTCGAGATCGACAAGTGGTCAGGGGACCTCGCGCCGCAGGACGACGACATCGAACAGGCCGCCTTCTTCCCCTTGCCCGACGCACTGAAGCTGCTCGGCGAGCTGGACAGCGCAACGCAGCGGGAGCCCATCGTCGGCTATCTGACCGGGGCCATCGCGCCGGGGACCACCTGGCTGTACCGCAACCGGGGCAGGGAGGAGACGCTCGTCGCCCGCTGGTGA
- a CDS encoding maleylpyruvate isomerase N-terminal domain-containing protein → MDLFSHSWTALRTAVAELPDEDFERPSGCTGWLVRDLVCHLVIDAQDVLITLVTPTETEPTADAVTYWGLLDEPPTGEDPLDALIPRLAAAYGEPRWLKFHLDDVGSAAGRAAELAEPALRVSTQDKVLTVGDYLSAYVLEWTLHHLDLIAHLPSAVEPPAETLAAARTSLEKIAGTPFPASFSDKDALLIGTGRRTPTDAEKAALGDLAANLPLILG, encoded by the coding sequence GTGGATCTCTTCTCACACTCTTGGACAGCATTGCGCACGGCGGTCGCCGAACTGCCCGACGAGGACTTCGAGCGGCCGTCCGGCTGTACCGGCTGGCTCGTGCGGGACCTGGTCTGCCACCTGGTCATCGACGCCCAGGACGTCCTGATCACCCTGGTCACGCCCACCGAAACCGAACCGACCGCGGACGCGGTCACCTACTGGGGCCTCCTGGACGAACCACCGACCGGCGAGGACCCCCTCGATGCGCTGATCCCCCGGCTGGCCGCCGCATACGGCGAGCCGCGGTGGCTCAAGTTCCACCTCGACGACGTGGGTTCCGCCGCAGGCCGAGCCGCCGAACTCGCCGAACCCGCCCTCCGCGTCAGCACCCAGGACAAGGTGCTGACCGTCGGCGACTACCTGTCCGCGTACGTGCTCGAATGGACCTTGCACCACCTCGACCTGATCGCGCATCTGCCGTCGGCCGTTGAGCCGCCCGCCGAGACCCTCGCCGCGGCTCGCACGTCGCTGGAGAAGATCGCCGGGACCCCGTTTCCCGCCTCGTTCTCCGACAAGGACGCGTTGCTGATCGGCACCGGTCGTCGCACGCCGACCGACGCTGAGAAGGCTGCTCTGGGCGATCTCGCCGCAAACCTCCCGCTCATTCTCGGCTAA
- a CDS encoding GNAT family N-acetyltransferase: MSTITAQAIRTGRLDLLPLHVEHAEEMATVLSDPALHTFIGGSPDTPQALRSRYQRMTAGSPDPAVSWLNWVIRLRDETCLTGTVQATLSPSSHSPMAEIAWVVGTPWQGRGIATEATRGLIDWLSQQPVQTVIAHIHPQHRASAAVATAAGLTPTTERHEGEIQWHRRIRR; this comes from the coding sequence GTGAGCACCATCACGGCCCAGGCCATCAGGACCGGGCGGCTGGACCTGCTGCCGCTTCACGTCGAGCACGCCGAGGAGATGGCCACAGTTCTGTCCGATCCGGCTCTGCACACCTTCATCGGCGGCAGCCCGGACACCCCGCAAGCCCTGCGCTCGCGCTACCAGCGCATGACCGCAGGCTCTCCCGATCCGGCCGTCTCCTGGCTGAACTGGGTAATCCGGCTCCGTGACGAGACCTGCTTGACCGGGACGGTCCAAGCAACGCTCAGCCCTTCCAGCCACAGCCCCATGGCCGAGATTGCCTGGGTGGTTGGGACTCCGTGGCAGGGAAGAGGCATCGCCACTGAAGCAACCCGAGGACTCATCGACTGGCTCAGCCAGCAGCCGGTGCAGACCGTCATCGCCCACATCCACCCCCAACATCGCGCATCCGCCGCCGTCGCCACCGCCGCCGGACTCACGCCCACCACCGAACGGCACGAAGGCGAGATCCAATGGCACCGACGTATCAGGCGATAA
- a CDS encoding barstar family protein, with protein sequence MQEDRGQRGQVRYTLRETERGHVWGVCVEADGVFGDLQRGTYELFGWVPDGAEIRGWAGSRVWMVPQEEGLGPWLLEDAESLGPAGAEGLVLRGLDDYEGPPEGHRGLVRVHDGHRWLGSCREFARIVPAEQVAPPLPLSGLVQSEKLRCALKKGTRRALDLEEAALEIRDDRGEPLTERRWWTRIRAWHPSALGADLIDLELDGSLFTPVPEAVRPVWERWLAGPPDTPGAWSGLDTRQRGAWLDLVRERGCRRTHQDHPAGHAYELDGRYITDVPGLYLALGEAVNGPGGYFGGCLDALDDCLRGTFGYTAPAPLLWRDAATAREHLSHALTPDGQPYDLFAEALDVLARGGMHVTLA encoded by the coding sequence GTGCAGGAGGACAGGGGGCAGCGCGGGCAGGTGCGGTACACGCTGAGGGAGACGGAGCGTGGACACGTCTGGGGCGTGTGCGTCGAAGCGGACGGAGTGTTCGGGGATCTCCAGCGTGGCACGTATGAACTGTTCGGCTGGGTTCCGGACGGGGCGGAGATTCGCGGCTGGGCCGGCAGCAGGGTGTGGATGGTGCCGCAGGAGGAGGGACTTGGGCCCTGGCTTTTGGAAGACGCGGAAAGCCTTGGGCCCGCCGGGGCGGAGGGTCTCGTGCTGAGGGGTCTGGACGACTACGAAGGTCCGCCCGAAGGGCACCGAGGCTTGGTTCGCGTGCATGATGGGCACCGGTGGCTGGGTTCCTGCCGGGAATTCGCCCGTATCGTGCCGGCCGAGCAGGTCGCGCCCCCGCTCCCTCTGAGCGGACTCGTCCAGAGTGAGAAGCTGCGGTGTGCACTGAAGAAGGGCACCCGGCGGGCGCTGGACTTGGAGGAGGCCGCCCTGGAGATCCGGGACGATCGAGGCGAGCCGCTCACCGAGCGGCGGTGGTGGACCCGCATCCGCGCCTGGCACCCGTCCGCTCTTGGGGCGGATCTGATCGACCTGGAGCTGGACGGCAGCCTCTTCACACCCGTCCCAGAAGCCGTCCGGCCGGTCTGGGAGCGATGGCTCGCGGGGCCGCCGGACACTCCTGGCGCCTGGAGTGGCCTTGACACCCGGCAGCGTGGCGCATGGCTGGACCTCGTACGGGAGCGGGGCTGCCGGCGCACGCACCAAGACCACCCGGCCGGTCACGCATATGAGCTCGACGGCCGGTACATCACCGACGTTCCGGGCCTCTACCTGGCGCTCGGCGAGGCGGTGAACGGGCCGGGCGGCTACTTCGGCGGCTGCCTGGACGCCCTTGACGACTGCCTACGCGGCACCTTCGGCTACACAGCCCCCGCCCCTCTGCTCTGGCGAGATGCCGCGACCGCACGCGAGCACCTGTCCCACGCCCTGACGCCGGACGGCCAGCCATACGACCTGTTCGCTGAAGCCCTCGACGTCCTGGCAAGGGGAGGCATGCACGTCACCTTGGCGTGA
- a CDS encoding transposase yields the protein MRLGEGKAHCHSTSRAGHQAGPNPVDRGKKGSNLHVLSDAQGIPLDVAVSGANLHDSQAFKPLIRGIPTVRSRRRPRRRRPGKLREDKAYFSADHLTWLRERGLIPRIARPGIESGERLGRHC from the coding sequence GTGCGTCTGGGGGAGGGGAAGGCGCACTGCCACTCGACGTCCCGGGCCGGGCACCAGGCCGGGCCGAATCCGGTTGATCGTGGCAAGAAGGGCAGCAACCTGCACGTCCTGTCCGACGCCCAAGGCATCCCGCTGGACGTTGCGGTGTCCGGGGCGAACCTGCACGACAGCCAGGCGTTCAAGCCGCTGATCCGTGGAATTCCGACGGTCCGCTCCCGCCGCCGACCGCGTCGGCGCCGTCCCGGCAAGCTTCGCGAGGATAAGGCGTACTTCTCCGCCGACCACCTCACCTGGCTGCGCGAACGCGGGCTCATCCCGCGCATCGCGCGCCCGGGGATCGAATCGGGCGAACGGCTTGGCCGGCACTGTTGA
- a CDS encoding IS256 family transposase: MLSVVIDDGTTPNCSPIDEILREGARRMLAAALEAEVNSYIVELTAERDAMGRRLVVRNGYHEPRKVTTAAGTVEIRAPRVNDKRVDEVTGERKRFSSAILPPWCRKSPKISDLLPLLYLHGLSSGDFVPALEQFLGSSTGLSPATVTRLPQQWQADHAAFMERDLSEVDYVYVWADGIHLNVRLEEAKACVLVLVGVRGDGSKELVALKDGYRESSEAWADLMRHCARRGMRAPLLAVGDGALGFWKALAEVLPDTREQRCWVHKTANVLDSMPKSTQSGAKRAIQDIYNAENHDRAAKAIETFVQLYGAKFPKAVKKITDDETELLAFYDFPAEHWIHLRTANPIESTFATVRLRTKVTHGAGSRAAALAMAFKLIESAQARWRAVNAPRLVALVRAGVRFERGHLVERSEAVAA, from the coding sequence GTGCTCAGCGTAGTCATCGACGACGGCACCACGCCGAACTGCTCCCCGATCGACGAGATCCTCCGCGAGGGTGCCAGAAGGATGCTGGCCGCAGCCCTGGAAGCTGAAGTCAACTCCTACATAGTCGAGTTGACCGCCGAGCGGGACGCGATGGGTCGGCGCCTGGTAGTGCGCAACGGCTACCACGAGCCCCGGAAGGTCACCACCGCTGCCGGAACAGTCGAGATCAGGGCCCCGCGCGTGAACGACAAGCGCGTCGATGAGGTCACGGGTGAGCGCAAGCGGTTCTCCTCGGCGATCCTGCCGCCGTGGTGCCGCAAGTCCCCGAAGATCAGCGACTTGCTGCCGCTGCTCTACCTCCACGGCCTCTCGTCCGGGGACTTCGTGCCGGCGCTGGAGCAGTTCCTGGGCAGCTCGACCGGGCTCTCGCCCGCAACCGTCACCCGGCTGCCCCAGCAGTGGCAGGCGGACCACGCCGCTTTCATGGAGCGAGATCTGTCCGAGGTCGACTACGTGTACGTGTGGGCCGACGGCATCCACCTCAACGTCCGCCTGGAAGAGGCCAAAGCCTGCGTGCTCGTCCTGGTCGGCGTGCGCGGCGACGGCAGCAAGGAACTGGTCGCACTCAAGGACGGCTATCGCGAATCTTCCGAGGCGTGGGCGGACCTAATGCGCCACTGCGCCCGGCGCGGCATGCGCGCGCCCCTTCTCGCGGTCGGCGACGGCGCCCTCGGGTTCTGGAAGGCCCTCGCGGAGGTCCTCCCCGACACCCGCGAACAGAGATGCTGGGTTCACAAAACGGCTAACGTCCTCGACTCGATGCCGAAGTCCACGCAGTCCGGAGCGAAGAGAGCGATCCAGGACATCTACAACGCCGAGAACCACGACCGCGCCGCCAAAGCGATCGAGACGTTCGTCCAGCTCTACGGCGCGAAGTTCCCCAAGGCCGTCAAGAAGATCACCGACGACGAGACCGAGCTGCTGGCGTTCTACGACTTCCCCGCCGAGCACTGGATCCACCTGCGGACCGCGAACCCCATCGAGTCCACGTTCGCCACCGTCCGGCTGCGGACCAAGGTCACCCACGGTGCCGGCTCCCGCGCCGCCGCCCTCGCCATGGCGTTCAAGCTCATCGAGTCCGCCCAGGCCCGATGGCGAGCCGTAAACGCACCCCGCCTCGTCGCACTCGTCCGCGCCGGAGTCCGCTTCGAACGCGGGCATCTCGTCGAACGCTCCGAGGCGGTCGCGGCGTGA
- the tpg gene encoding telomere-protecting terminal protein Tpg, producing the protein MEIHDAIERADREAFTREPPKTLKARINFLMKQLKTTKAVARELGVTQRSVERYRTGERKHPPKDIAAKIDAAVRSRWQPQVRKRRRQQAAAATGITVETRARFGYTAPIGTTDDGRFRRLTVHLPATYAQRLFDARDAGASDREMREIIAEGFKDVYFQDGGIRAMGLSDVAITDIDYLDLDF; encoded by the coding sequence GTGGAGATCCATGATGCGATCGAGCGCGCCGACCGGGAGGCGTTCACCCGGGAGCCGCCCAAAACCCTCAAGGCCCGCATCAACTTTCTGATGAAGCAGCTCAAGACGACCAAGGCCGTCGCCCGGGAGCTCGGAGTCACGCAGCGCTCGGTGGAGCGCTACCGCACGGGCGAGCGCAAGCACCCGCCCAAGGACATCGCTGCGAAGATCGACGCGGCCGTGCGATCCCGCTGGCAGCCCCAGGTCCGCAAACGCCGGCGCCAGCAGGCCGCCGCCGCAACCGGGATCACGGTGGAGACCCGGGCCCGGTTCGGTTACACCGCGCCGATCGGCACGACCGACGACGGGCGCTTCCGGCGCCTGACCGTCCACCTCCCCGCGACGTACGCGCAGCGCCTGTTCGACGCCCGCGACGCGGGTGCCAGCGACCGGGAGATGCGTGAAATCATCGCTGAAGGATTCAAGGACGTGTATTTCCAGGACGGTGGAATCCGTGCCATGGGGCTCTCAGACGTTGCTATCACCGACATCGATTATCTGGACCTGGACTTCTGA
- a CDS encoding DUF6228 family protein produces the protein MASLPPRGPANSCNDFLTPPPRKRGGFLAHVACGPAGIHDRPPSEEWHFETTTVHAAGEEMRNLAAEFDTFLTGTAE, from the coding sequence ATGGCCAGTCTGCCGCCGCGCGGACCCGCGAACAGCTGCAACGACTTCTTGACTCCTCCTCCTCGTAAACGAGGGGGATTCCTAGCTCACGTCGCCTGCGGCCCGGCGGGCATCCATGACCGGCCTCCGTCCGAGGAGTGGCACTTCGAGACCACCACCGTGCACGCGGCCGGCGAGGAGATGCGAAACCTCGCCGCTGAGTTCGACACGTTTCTCACGGGCACGGCCGAGTAG
- a CDS encoding DUF1330 domain-containing protein, which translates to MAKGYWASVYPAISDPERLTAYEKLAGPAVRAGGGRLLSRGGRVVAHEAGITQRVVLIEFDSFEQAVAAYESEAYQKALVALPDGFERDLRIIEGID; encoded by the coding sequence ATGGCTAAGGGCTACTGGGCCAGTGTCTACCCCGCCATTTCCGACCCTGAGAGGCTGACTGCCTACGAGAAGCTGGCCGGTCCGGCTGTCCGGGCTGGGGGCGGGCGCCTCCTGTCCCGTGGCGGTCGAGTCGTCGCCCACGAGGCCGGAATCACGCAACGCGTCGTTCTGATCGAGTTCGACAGCTTTGAACAGGCCGTCGCGGCATACGAAAGCGAGGCATACCAGAAGGCGCTGGTGGCCCTCCCCGACGGCTTCGAGCGCGACCTCCGCATCATCGAAGGCATCGACTGA
- a CDS encoding MerR family transcriptional regulator: MFIIGDFARHGRVSVRMLRHYDATGLLRPAHVDPASGYRYYTATQLARLNRIIALKDLGFTLQQVQDIVDEKVSLQELRGMLRLRRAELETAMAAAGARLIQVEARLRAIESEGHMPTNDVVIKSVPSVRVAELTATAASFEPEHIGPVIGPLYDELFRCLGSAGITPTGPGVAYYEDAPEGGGRISVHAAVQVSVPLQDGAFRILDLPPLDQAATIVHRGSMDTVLPTAQTLARWIDANDYQSTGYPREINLECPKNRDDWVTELQAPVTRA, encoded by the coding sequence ATGTTCATCATCGGAGACTTCGCCCGGCATGGCCGCGTCTCGGTCCGGATGCTGCGTCACTACGACGCGACCGGACTGCTGCGCCCGGCTCACGTCGACCCCGCCAGCGGCTATCGCTACTACACCGCTACCCAGCTCGCCCGCCTCAACCGGATCATCGCGCTCAAGGACCTCGGATTCACTCTCCAGCAGGTCCAGGACATCGTGGACGAGAAGGTCAGCCTCCAGGAACTGCGCGGCATGCTGCGGCTGCGGCGGGCCGAACTGGAGACCGCAATGGCTGCCGCAGGAGCACGGCTGATCCAGGTCGAGGCGAGGCTCCGAGCGATCGAGAGTGAGGGGCACATGCCCACGAACGACGTTGTCATCAAGAGCGTCCCTTCCGTCCGGGTGGCGGAGCTGACCGCAACCGCCGCGAGTTTCGAGCCCGAGCACATCGGCCCGGTCATCGGGCCGCTCTACGACGAGCTGTTCCGGTGCCTGGGCTCGGCGGGTATCACCCCCACGGGCCCCGGCGTCGCGTACTACGAGGACGCCCCGGAGGGCGGAGGCAGGATCAGCGTCCACGCTGCCGTCCAGGTCTCCGTCCCTCTTCAGGACGGCGCCTTCCGGATCCTCGACCTGCCGCCCCTCGACCAGGCAGCGACCATCGTGCACCGCGGTTCGATGGACACCGTGCTCCCCACCGCCCAGACCCTGGCCCGCTGGATCGACGCCAACGACTACCAGTCAACCGGATACCCCCGCGAGATCAACCTGGAGTGCCCGAAAAATCGTGACGACTGGGTGACGGAACTGCAGGCACCGGTGACCCGGGCCTGA
- a CDS encoding NUDIX hydrolase, which produces MTDNAGMPRPRIRVAAYAIRHRAAPELLVFDHVGIPEAGTQVPAGGVKSGEELEEAALREVAEETGLLRATAVRQIAVEDKPHPDTGQPRRTGFFYLQAPADTSDAWEHHVHGDGDDAGLTFACRFLPLPLNQPLADDQDAWLGRIDPRWTTVTGNSQ; this is translated from the coding sequence ATGACGGACAATGCCGGGATGCCCCGCCCCAGAATCCGTGTCGCCGCCTACGCGATCCGGCATCGCGCAGCCCCCGAGCTGCTGGTCTTCGACCACGTCGGTATCCCGGAGGCCGGCACCCAGGTCCCGGCGGGAGGAGTCAAATCGGGCGAAGAACTGGAAGAAGCAGCCCTTCGAGAGGTCGCCGAGGAAACCGGCCTGCTGAGAGCCACAGCGGTCCGGCAGATCGCCGTGGAGGACAAGCCTCACCCCGACACGGGACAGCCACGACGAACCGGCTTCTTCTACCTCCAGGCACCCGCAGACACCTCCGATGCCTGGGAACACCACGTTCACGGCGACGGAGACGATGCCGGCCTTACCTTCGCCTGCCGGTTCCTCCCACTTCCCCTGAACCAACCACTGGCTGACGATCAAGACGCATGGCTGGGCCGCATCGACCCGCGCTGGACCACCGTTACCGGCAACAGCCAGTAA
- a CDS encoding GNAT family N-acetyltransferase: MLGLEELLFLSAPEVAVVSAEEHGEAIRLGIRCRTVGALCPGCGVWSSRVHGSYLRFPADLPSAGRNVVLRLHVRRFVCADPSCERRTFAEQIPGLTRRYSRWTERLRSALAEVGLALASRTYSGSRSAAALLRLVDALPEPRPRAPRVVGVDEYAMRKGRSTGPCWWTSRPAGPLTCCRTARRERPQPGSANVRGSICRDRAPFFAEGARTGAPTALQVADRFHLWHNLGEAAERCVSRHRICLRAPFTLPRQETAKTPQPSDEAPASPWPTGHRFADRTREKHAIVHALLSQGHSRRAIGRQLHMTHRTVKRLADAAAPTHWGQGIGSQLHATFIQYLHEAALPIGQVEAWDRNHRAQAFYFQHGWRPTGHRRQGPDRSSYIRMHLNAVKA; the protein is encoded by the coding sequence ATGCTCGGCCTGGAGGAGTTGCTGTTCCTCTCGGCCCCAGAGGTCGCGGTGGTGTCGGCAGAAGAACACGGTGAGGCGATTCGTCTTGGGATCAGATGCCGAACAGTCGGCGCCCTATGTCCGGGTTGTGGAGTCTGGTCGAGTCGGGTGCACGGCTCGTACCTGCGGTTCCCTGCTGATCTTCCCAGCGCGGGACGGAACGTGGTGCTGCGCCTGCACGTCCGGCGTTTCGTCTGCGCGGATCCCTCGTGCGAACGGCGTACGTTCGCTGAACAGATACCGGGGCTGACCCGCCGATACAGCCGATGGACCGAACGGCTGCGGTCGGCACTGGCCGAGGTCGGCCTTGCGCTCGCATCGCGGACGTATTCGGGATCGCGGTCAGCCGCAGCACTGCTGCGACTGGTCGATGCCCTTCCAGAGCCACGGCCACGGGCTCCGCGGGTGGTTGGCGTCGATGAATACGCGATGCGCAAGGGCCGGTCTACGGGACCGTGCTGGTGGACGTCGAGACCGGCTGGCCCGTTGACCTGTTGCCGGACCGCGAGGCGGGAACGCCCGCAGCCTGGCTCAGCGAACGTCCGGGGATCGATCTGCCGAGACCGTGCCCCGTTCTTCGCCGAAGGCGCCAGAACCGGGGCGCCAACGGCTCTCCAGGTCGCCGACCGATTCCACCTCTGGCACAACCTCGGTGAGGCCGCCGAGCGATGCGTATCGAGGCATCGGATCTGCCTGCGAGCACCGTTCACCCTGCCACGTCAGGAGACCGCAAAGACCCCTCAACCAAGCGATGAGGCACCCGCCTCACCCTGGCCAACAGGGCACAGATTTGCCGACCGCACCCGCGAGAAACACGCAATCGTCCACGCGCTGCTGAGCCAAGGCCACAGCAGGCGAGCCATCGGCCGCCAGCTCCACATGACCCACCGGACGGTCAAACGCCTCGCCGATGCCGCAGCCCCAACGCATTGGGGACAAGGAATCGGCAGCCAACTACACGCGACATTCATCCAGTACCTGCACGAAGCAGCTCTGCCCATAGGGCAGGTGGAGGCGTGGGACCGGAATCACCGCGCGCAAGCCTTCTACTTCCAGCATGGATGGCGCCCAACTGGACACCGGCGCCAGGGACCAGACCGCTCCAGCTACATACGCATGCACCTCAACGCAGTGAAAGCTTGA
- a CDS encoding DUF4440 domain-containing protein — protein sequence MADESERAVQAAIAAEMRLLDPDVRASPVLVSELLDPQFTEIGASGRRWDATSILTVTSAGSVAPESPVKVSEMAGVVLAPGIVHLTYFADNNGRRAWRSSLWRMTATGWRMYFHQGTLAS from the coding sequence ATGGCAGATGAGAGTGAACGGGCCGTTCAGGCGGCCATCGCGGCGGAGATGCGGCTTCTTGACCCTGACGTGCGTGCTTCCCCAGTCCTGGTCTCGGAGCTTCTGGACCCGCAGTTCACCGAGATCGGAGCGTCGGGCAGGCGCTGGGACGCGACGTCGATTCTCACCGTCACGAGTGCCGGTTCAGTGGCCCCGGAGTCTCCGGTCAAGGTCAGCGAGATGGCCGGGGTCGTACTCGCTCCGGGCATCGTTCACCTGACGTACTTCGCCGACAACAATGGGCGCCGAGCATGGCGAAGCTCCCTGTGGCGTATGACGGCAACCGGCTGGCGCATGTACTTCCACCAGGGCACTTTGGCGAGCTGA
- a CDS encoding serpin family protein, with translation MGVATTTVRAVNGLTARWAGASEGGTVFSAAGVWPLLAHLADGAEGAARAELAEALGLSAGQAAGAARELLAAMGAMRGLDTALGLWAKRTLELREEWEAGLPADAHGVLTGDSVADHRALDAWTVKRTGGLIDRMPVTLTEDTQMVLASALAMRTQWLSPFHEVELETAYEPWATEPRLGLRRSSAVLDRVGVAETPGGYVTELKVLGNNALDVHLLLGEEDMKPGRVLGAGVDILAGRCALIPGPRLPYGNVGPGLRVEKVRCTRPEPPSLEVTTAAYNMNASHDLLKLHRLFGLTTARDTSRGHFPGISDFPLAIGSAEQNTMAKFGALGFEAAAVTAFGAVAGGMPDLRYVTTRISAAFDRPFGFLALHRHTRLVLTAGWVTDPLPFPEYDWADER, from the coding sequence ATGGGAGTCGCGACGACGACGGTCCGCGCGGTGAACGGGTTGACCGCGCGGTGGGCGGGTGCCTCGGAGGGCGGCACGGTGTTCTCGGCGGCGGGGGTGTGGCCCCTGCTGGCCCACCTGGCCGACGGAGCCGAGGGCGCGGCGCGGGCCGAGCTGGCGGAGGCTCTCGGGCTGTCCGCCGGGCAAGCGGCGGGCGCCGCACGTGAGTTGCTCGCCGCGATGGGCGCCATGCGGGGACTGGACACGGCTCTGGGGCTGTGGGCGAAGCGCACGCTGGAGCTGAGGGAGGAGTGGGAGGCGGGCCTGCCGGCCGACGCCCATGGGGTGCTCACCGGGGACTCTGTGGCCGACCACCGGGCGCTGGACGCGTGGACGGTGAAGCGCACTGGCGGGCTGATCGACCGTATGCCGGTCACGCTGACCGAGGACACGCAGATGGTGCTGGCGAGCGCGCTGGCCATGCGCACGCAGTGGCTGAGCCCCTTCCACGAGGTGGAGTTGGAGACGGCGTACGAGCCCTGGGCCACCGAGCCGCGGCTGGGCCTGCGGCGCTCCAGTGCCGTGCTGGACCGGGTAGGGGTCGCGGAAACACCCGGCGGATATGTCACCGAGCTGAAGGTGCTGGGCAACAATGCGCTGGACGTGCACCTTCTGCTCGGCGAGGAGGACATGAAGCCGGGGCGGGTGCTGGGAGCTGGGGTCGACATCCTCGCCGGCCGGTGCGCGCTCATACCGGGGCCGCGGCTGCCCTACGGGAACGTGGGACCCGGCCTGCGGGTGGAGAAGGTACGCTGCACGCGGCCCGAGCCGCCGTCGCTGGAGGTGACGACCGCGGCGTACAACATGAACGCGAGCCACGATCTGCTGAAGCTGCACCGGTTGTTCGGGCTCACGACGGCACGGGACACCTCGCGCGGGCACTTCCCCGGCATCAGCGACTTCCCGCTCGCCATCGGGTCGGCCGAGCAGAACACTATGGCGAAGTTCGGCGCGTTGGGTTTCGAGGCCGCCGCGGTGACGGCGTTCGGCGCAGTCGCCGGGGGCATGCCCGACCTCCGCTACGTGACCACCAGGATCAGCGCCGCCTTCGACCGCCCCTTCGGCTTCCTCGCCCTGCATCGCCACACGCGGCTCGTACTGACGGCGGGCTGGGTCACGGATCCGTTGCCGTTCCCCGAGTACGACTGGGCGGACGAGCGGTGA
- a CDS encoding LysR family transcriptional regulator, giving the protein MAPDTVSLRYFLVLAQELNFTRAAARIGIAQPALSARMRRLEAELGTALLVRNTRRVVLTTAGAALAESAPPALAALDRAWDTARSAAAGELGTLRIGYSLSAGAETAPALVDRLIRGNSGLEVGAVPMATPEISPAVADGRIDAGITRGEQPGRGVRRFLLRRERVGVQLAQHHPLAEHPEIEIADAAAYPLRLPARAANPVIHDQLSALFRDTRPHPRFHTPAVSFDMSQRDLRDGVTLAPAGEAAVTAQPAGLTWRPLRGAPSLTFHLVLPREQSPLHRRIRAVAQTLAHELHWLPD; this is encoded by the coding sequence GTGGCGCCGGATACGGTGAGCCTGCGGTACTTCCTGGTGCTGGCGCAGGAGTTGAACTTCACCCGCGCGGCCGCACGGATCGGTATCGCACAGCCCGCACTCAGCGCCCGGATGCGCCGATTGGAGGCGGAACTCGGTACGGCCCTGCTGGTCCGCAACACGCGTCGCGTCGTATTGACCACGGCCGGTGCGGCTTTGGCGGAGTCCGCGCCGCCCGCGCTGGCGGCGCTGGACCGGGCATGGGACACCGCCCGGAGCGCGGCGGCCGGTGAACTGGGCACGCTGCGCATCGGATACAGCCTCAGCGCCGGGGCCGAGACGGCACCGGCCCTGGTGGACAGGCTGATTCGCGGCAACAGCGGACTCGAGGTCGGCGCGGTCCCGATGGCGACACCGGAGATCTCCCCCGCGGTCGCCGACGGCCGCATCGATGCCGGGATCACCCGCGGTGAACAGCCGGGCCGTGGCGTGCGCCGGTTCCTGCTGCGGCGTGAGCGCGTCGGGGTCCAGCTGGCGCAGCACCATCCGCTGGCCGAACACCCGGAGATCGAGATCGCCGACGCGGCCGCGTATCCGCTGCGACTCCCGGCCCGTGCGGCCAACCCCGTGATCCACGATCAGCTGTCCGCACTGTTCCGAGACACCCGACCACACCCCCGATTCCACACGCCCGCAGTCTCTTTCGACATGTCTCAGCGCGACCTGCGCGACGGGGTCACCCTCGCCCCGGCCGGAGAAGCCGCGGTCACGGCACAACCGGCGGGTCTCACCTGGCGACCGCTGCGGGGCGCGCCCAGCCTGACGTTCCACCTGGTCCTCCCACGCGAGCAGTCGCCACTACACCGCCGCATCCGTGCCGTCGCCCAAACCCTGGCGCACGAGCTGCACTGGCTGCCGGACTGA